From the genome of Pleuronectes platessa chromosome 19, fPlePla1.1, whole genome shotgun sequence:
TCTAAGGCAATTTGTACACTAGCAAATGAGAAACACAAGTGTTTCTGtatgtttcccttttttttggAGGCCCCCTCAATCAGAACTTGAGCCATGGGTGAGCTGCGATAGAGGCTTTACTGCGGTCTCCGTAGTCATAGAGCAGCTCCTCGCCTTCGTCGACGTCTCGGGAGGCGacgaggatgaggtgagggacACCGTTGATGTCGTGGAGTTTGGTTTGGCAGTTTCCATTTTTACTGTGATTTATCAACCTACCCATTCGATCAGACTCTTTAGTGGCATCTACACtgttgaaacaaaacaaacacgacGTTCACCTCAGTGTGTATAACACTGTCATACTTGTAACAGACAGAAATGTGTTAATGGGACTCTTTAGAAAAAAAGTGTTGTTAATAAATTATACAAGAAGCTATAAACAAGAACAGGGGCAGAAACATTTGTTTCACTCGTCATATCCATGTTGCTGGTCACTTTTGTTAGGTTACTGGTAACGTCCGGCCATACTGGATGCATCAGTGGCACGTGTGCATGACAGAATGTCGTGGATTTCATTTCAGCGGCCATTTTATCAGGTTGTCACGTGCATTTCTGTTGACTAAATCCATTTGTTTTAACCGGGTTTTTACTGTTACTGCAGGATTGGAAGATACATGGCTACATAGTTCAGAGTCCGGCCATTTAGTTAAGTACATGGGTTACTTTTATTTGAGGACAGTGGTCATCCAGAGGCTGACACGCCCCCTGTGTGCAACAGCTCAGTGACGCAGCCATCACACGTTGCACACACAGCGAACATGCCCCAGGTGTAAGAttacttaaaataaaacaacatttgaatTTCAGGTTATTTTATCAAGACTTTCAGAGGATCTTTTTTTCCATCTGACAAACATTGGCCACAATATTTAAAAAGGTGTTTCTAAACAATTATGAACAAATAAAATTCTCCTATTATAAAAACTGGTTTTGTAACCGTCGGACTGACTGATTTTGATATGAACTGTCAACATTGAACACTTACCAGTGGAAGCCAGGTGATCATTTCAGAACAAAATATTTAACTGTATTTAAATTTGGTAACGGTGGAAATGCTTCGGTCTGCATACCAGTATGTTTTGCAGAGGTACTGGAAGTAGTACATGTAGCAGCCAGTGGCAGGGTTCTGAGCGTATTCGGCCTCCCTCTTCTTGGCATCGGTGATCTGCAGCAGGTCTCCGTGGTACTCTACCACGTACTCGCCTTTCTCGAAACACCGAGTGGCAAACACTCCTCTCCCCTTTCCTTCTATATGTTGCACCTTTAAAGAAGTGGGAGAGGTTTTCTGTGAGGACAGACACACGGCTGCCTTTGCTGTGGCACACCTAGAATCCTGCTAGACTACACAGCTCATCTCTGATTCATTTATCATGAAAAGcagggattattattattataaaagccTGGATTGACTGAGCCTTACTAAATAAATCGGGATTAAAGCTAATATTATCAGACTGATGCGGTTTTCATGACAGGAACTCTGAAAAAATTTCAGAAAATCggtttctgacattttccagagtttgcctttcgcATTGGGACAAAAAGCTTCAGACTCAGCTGGattgtttatttttgcattGAAAGCAATGCAACAAACATTTCGATGTATCCACAAACTCAATCCTAGAGTTGAATCAAAATATAAATCTATTCGTCCAGTTTCACGTCCAGCATGTGTCCTCTTTTAGCTCACTTCTCTGCTCTGCCTGAAATTGTCTCATACCATTGTAGGGTTAAGCAATCAATGGTACTTGAGCTGTATCATTACCTGTTAACCTGAGATACATTTAGGCTGCAGCATGGCTTGACTTAGGTATCAAGTTATTCTGAAGAGAAACAGTCAGACTCATTTCAACCTGCATCATCAAGCTTAGTGGTAAACGTTTAAGAAACACCAGCTGCTGTTAGCGATGGAAGCAGAAAAGTCAGTGTACCTCCATTCCTTCCTCTATTCCATTTGTGATGAGATCGTCTATGAGCTGCTTCTGTTCACACTGGCAAAATGAACATGGAGATGGCATTACTGAAAAACAGCCACACGctgagactgacacacacacacacacacacacacacacacacacacacacacacacacacacacacacacacacacacacacacacacacacacacacacacacacacacacacacacacacacacacacacacacacacacacacacacacacacacacacacacacggggctATCTACTTTTTTAAGCTGCACGGGCCTGAATCAAATCGTGCTCAGAATGCCTGTCAGGCTTGGGTCAGGGGTTCATTTGTAAGGTTTGGCCAGAACATTGCTACCAGAGTCACACTCCAGTTCTGAGAGAGTCTTAAGTAAAGCTACCAGTTGAGGTAAGGTTGGGTTAGACATCAATAAGCTTAATGATTGTGGCTTCAGATTACGGTAGGGTGAAAAAATACTTTGACATTAACTGGTCTATTTAGGTCAGGAGGcatattttactttttctaCATTTCAGGAATGTTATTTCCTTCATGGTAAAAAATTATGATAAAATATATGATAGAATCTGTCACATACGCAGCTGGTCATTTGCAACATGAGCATCCAATCACTGGTTAAGGAGTAGAAGGAATGATCTGAACTTATGTAAAGGCCAATACACCAATATCTGTTCCAACTATCTATACTAGCTCAAAATGTTGAGGTATAGAACAAAAATGATTGTATCTTACCTTTAAAGCCATTTTACTTTTTCTCGAGCTTCGTCTTATAGGATAGTAGTCAGTAACCTTTCGGTTTTGGGAGTTCATCCCAGCTGCACTGTAGTAGAAAAGGGAACATGACAGCGAATGGGTCAAAAGCTTTCACACTATAAAGTTTGGGGAAATCCTCAGCAGCACTCCAGTCTTCATTTAACAAAGGGGTCATTTCATCATCTCCATGGCAAAACACCAAGTATGGATGAGTGAGTTTTGTCAAGAAGTTTAAACGAGACGCATGATGCTTTTTCAGACTCTCTCTTTCCTTTAATGTGTTGAATAGGAGTTTTGTGAATGTGACAGGTCTGTAAAGTTAACAGGCCCAAAGTCTGTGGtaaaacactgctcctgaagcAGCTGGAACCCCTCGGCAGCAGTCCAGCTGATACTTCTGGGCTGTTGTCATGTCATGTGACATCAGCAATGGACAGTATGAGGAAGTGGATGTTTTCTGAAAATTTGGGCATGCAAAGCCTTCTAAGTTATAACCCCAAGATAAACCATGCACCCGTATATGAACAGACTGTCTCCTCAAATTATGCAAATGTATGTGGAAAGTCACCAAAATCGACTCCGACCACCTCCACCATATGGATGTACCTACATTGGAAATATGATGTTTCTACTGTCCCTCTTTTTTTAAGTTATCATGTCTAAATATCATGCCATGCCATACTAGGACCTGCGTACATTCGTCGAGATGGTTTCTTTCCCCCGACCTTGGGGCGGATTTCTCTCCTCTTGTGACCACGGAGTGCACCACCATTGCcagtgaggaggagagt
Proteins encoded in this window:
- the kmt5aa gene encoding N-lysine methyltransferase KMT5A-A, with amino-acid sequence MNGDIVCNSLTVLSHTKSTSPGQDEKRIKLTQEGRCPPIISQQNEAQWQGEGWRTHTIATPKDAKSQCSPFWTDEQPSPPQLYCPQTCLRSPTETSLPLGNSLCHTLLLTGNGGALRGHKRREIRPKVGGKKPSRRIAAGMNSQNRKVTDYYPIRRSSRKSKMALKCEQKQLIDDLITNGIEEGMEVQHIEGKGRGVFATRCFEKGEYVVEYHGDLLQITDAKKREAEYAQNPATGCYMYYFQYLCKTYCVDATKESDRMGRLINHSKNGNCQTKLHDINGVPHLILVASRDVDEGEELLYDYGDRSKASIAAHPWLKF